A single genomic interval of Salmo trutta chromosome 13, fSalTru1.1, whole genome shotgun sequence harbors:
- the LOC115206027 gene encoding uncharacterized protein LOC115206027 isoform X1, producing the protein MPEGAGRGSQRKPSNQAAKRPSSVSSLSSIVGRMTSSERASRGSCTSVNTVCSDSDRTASLSSSASSASLQDGQSSSSSSLPYGAVPAYPSSPQRNGSDISLDLTPLSQLPAGVNPATAGSLPKLSRLERVVLEIVETEQAYVRDLKSIVEDYLGCIIDCGDLPLKPEDVSTLFCNIEDIYEFNSELLEDLERSPHAAAIAECFVERSEAFDIYTLYCMNYPNSVAVLRDCMKNKSLVGFFQERQTTLCHSLPLETYLLKPVQRILKYHLLLQELAKHFDKSDPGYEVVEDAIITMTAVAWYINDMKRKQEHAVRLQEVESLLTNWAGPDLSGFGELVLEGAFRVQRVKKERAFFLFDKMLLIAKKRLEHFIYSTHIFCCNLLLVETMKDPLCFKVSDQTIPKLQHIVQTKNQEEKRLWLHYLKRLIVENHLASLPQKARQVLGDNFCQSPQFDQDHLKKSSPRCDEYHRGRRQSEPPEFIYTPEKAKKSLPLLLEGNLSYRRGRRQSAPTKDFETAYHVSSKAGSEGELCPGADSLGSSCSTNTLASTVMEVEAEAERPDPCPGLEEEDLPPLSPPPTLSITEEIMQFINQSRVREGMAELKPDIVWDSPLDESLEDQTTEPHPCPVVQQGNDLLLASPTEDTYELQDPHPNSAEEMTVQLEGSRTKMEDQTLPPCLSRESSEEGGCEEGESTPLPADVIEEMPQEESTSAKETGTVGERNALEVEDEQTFETSTPLSPVNLSGEREREKELCSDLPNEDKPSEAPLSIPEHTVQSPLAPKKETQLTRSDRQIIEKIRSYYEAAEAEAGDAGEGDSSPTPRRNSFSLIIPTGLVKDSVSRFAVFGHQDSLCDSESGRSDGGAEPESELPSPRPSVPDQGEGALSPECSSTSAAGSQEDHSQAPGQGEPAVEECSWFEPVSELLPCTELMKDWKEKEKVGSAVSTEREIIPNLSTDITEGPSFSDEAAKVITKDQQVINGHGPSPSDPDAEPKEAQKDSTVLPPTGLHDSKTAPVSQAGWGRIIDRSSLTGNLEGLPCQIKVGCWSHHCKMVSSSRALYERAAVADVAGIGLFEASPGDPCLVENSERILSKVQMLARMYSAKASIMKVPLHHKRVCVGRAPWTVTTRHSVPSQAQPPQQHQEEKITVKRAQSHSTGCQEMTSVSSEAQLFGHILVSEQLSPTYRQQENNCALTGPRDSVSNLGSTSIVSPPSSPLTTPPKTTQVGPEEVVTTALEGKLMENQSEEVISGAEMRRPHPKRASPVQEGPIQGVGVEVPADGYPGTPERSVNLSRTWAEQKGHNLYSIREDPALGAAAASLADPCGNKDRSPGVGAAEKLLKTIQQQAPTEPETSQVVKPDEASLNTKIMSPYVASRAERGSSLQMAPGVSKAESTKAKSQDVTLDDRDVSPAAPKISTHISDTSPTQQRSISGITEGSNPLVWRATQSAMTEPMQATYTSGQRVKESQVPEDSKGKEGDMVPRPWSSLQSLKPTSPQGVQSSDCLPKFTSQRPPNLHLPTTKGRRSLPMNWNGSNNGTLPSQRLPPSPLRSREPGQDPSLPSIHASGLSPVRRPSSQPSLERSATMLPGIGQPMDAKPPSAFSPSLHQHSPSPIRGLPCSSPTPSALTKSLAASCISQSISQSLAKKNARLQDQATPPPDSPAPLGPAPTAFPLRMRSPSPKLTSGPSGPPLSPGYAHASYSRDGSQPPKCPPSPLRSTSLRSSPCASPAPALSPPPYRSQRSVSPAPPVSLHPTASSSASPRPRPAALYQPRHIGLNGNSNNNNNNNTTNGGWVANHRKPPLASANSIPHPHDPLWSGSTHTLNRVARPFSASEPSSRVQSPSPSPSPSPFSRICSPPPVQNHTGPLMNKPPNPRSTRAGGAYPFNHLGLSLELPRASSACSSGITSPPPIGVPTNIWGVAAPQPQNAKLAFPFSSIASPTWIDVFPPSIQRSSSTTSPTPSGFSPCSPTHSRNLRRTKGSSLPFLSLADRPPSPVRNGRGSWGESGGRRSVGAEQESGLISPRGGSCSYSSSYSGSPSCLSPGALSPVRLAPGKSTHGEQHFTSIAWPDVRELLTKYDSGDSPDQSAPTSPVWPQDEWGDPDLGEDSCRSRLICAYVPRSSPAPDMGAPIQYPHRSEPKPEDTSSMQAAKRTLKTSYATTVNLQIAGSGRITSFSNTQVSLNQTLAPVVDSQGRRRVSINACNLTLPIPQNCKRL; encoded by the exons ATGCCTGAGGGGGCGGGCCGAGGCAGCCAGAGAAAGCCCAGCAACCAAG CTGCCAAGCGCCCCTCCTCTGTGTCCTCCCTGAGCAGCATTGTGGGTAGGATGACCTCGTCGGAACGCGCCTCCCGCGGGAGCTGCACCTCGGTCAACACGGTGTGCTCAGACAGCGACCGCACGGCCAGCCTCAGCTCCTCTGCCTCCTCCGCCTCCCTGCAGGACGGAcagtcttcctcttcctcctcgctgCCCTACGGGGCCGTGCCTGCCTACCCTTCCTCGCCGCAGCGCAACGGCTCCGACATCAGCCTGgacctcacccccctctcccagCTCCCAGCGGGGGTAAACCCTGCCACCGCCGGGTCCCTACCCAAGCTGTCTCGCCTGGAGAGGGTGGTGCTGGAGATAGTGGAGACGGAGCAGGCGTATGTGAGGGACCTGAAGAGCATCGTAGAG gaCTACCTGGGTTGCATCATTGACTGTGGGGACCTGCCGCTCAAGCCGGAAGACGTCAGCACTCTGTTCTGCAACATTGAGGACATCTATGAGTTCAACag tGAGCTTCTAGAGGACCTGGAGAGGAGTCCTCATGCGGCTGCCATTGCCGAGTGCTTCGTTGAGAGG AGCGAAGCCTTCGACATATATACCCTGTACTGTATGAACTACCCCAA CTCGgtggctgttctgagggactGCATGAAGAACAAGAGCCTGGTGGGCTTCTTCCAGGAGAGGCAGACCACCCTGTGCCACTCCCTGCCCCTGGAGACCTACCTGCTGAAGCCAGTGCAGAGGATCCTCAAGTACCACCTCCTGTTGCAG GAGCTGGCCAAACACTTTGATAAAAGTGACCCTGGCTACGAGGTGGTGGAGGATGCCATCATCACCATGACAGCCGTGGCCTGGTACATCAACGATATGAAGAGGAAGCAGGAGCACGCCGTCAGGCTGCAG GAGGTTGAGAGCTTGTTGACCAACTGGGCAGGTCCAGACCTGAGTGGCTTTGGGGAGCTGGTGTTGGAGGGCGCCTTCAGGGTTCAACGGGTCAAGAAGGAGAGGGCATTCTTCCTCTTCGACAAGATGCTGCTTATCGCTAAAAAGAGGCTAGAGCATTTCATCTACAGCACCCACATATTT TGCTGTAATCTTCTTCTGGTAGAAACCATGAAGGACCCCCTGTGTTTTAAGGTGTCCGATCAGACCATCCCCAAACTGCAGCACATTGTACAG ACCAAAAACCAGGAGGAGAAACGCCTTTGGCTGCACTACCTCAAGAGACTGATAGTGGAGAACCATCTTGCCTCTCTACCCCAGAAG GCAAGGCAGGTACTCGGTGACAACTTCTGTCAAT CTCCTCAGTTTGATCAGGATCATTTAAAAAAGTCATCTCCGAGATGCGATGAATACCATCGAGGGAGACGCCAATCAG agccCCCAGAGTTCATCTACACCCCAGAGAAGGCCAAGAAGAGTCTTCCTCTGCTGCTGGAGGGGAACCTGTCCTATCGCCGCGGCAGGAGGCAGTCTG CTCCAACTAAAGACTTCGAAACAGCATATCATG TCTCTTCAAAG GCTGGCAGCGAGGGGGAGCTGTGTCCTGGGGCAGATAGCCTGGGATCCTCATGCAGCACCAACACCCTGGCCTCCACTGTGATGGAGGTGGAGGCTGAGGCAGAGCGGCCGGACCCCTGCCCGGGCCTGGAAGAAGAGGACCTACCCCCCCTGAGCCCCCCGCCCACACTCTCCATCACCGAGGAGATCATGCAGTTCATTAACCAGAGCCGCGTGCGAGAGGGCATGGCCGAACTCAAGCCTGACATAGTATGG GATTCACCCCTGGATGAGTCTCTGGAGGACCAAACAACTGAGCCACATCCATGTCCAGTTGTTCAGCAAGGAAATGACCTGCTGCTTGCTTCCCCTACGGAGGATACTTACGAGTTGCAAGACCCCCATCCCAATAGTGCAGAGGAGATGACAGTGCAACTGGAGGGGAGCAGAACCAAAATGGAAGACCAAACTCTTCCACCGTGTCTGTCCAGGGAATCCTCAGAGGAAGGTGGTTGTGAAGagggagagtcaacacctttgcCAGCTGATGTTATAGAGGAGATGCCTCAGGAGGAGAGCACATCAGCCAAAGAAACCGGGACAGTTGGGGAAAGAAATGCATTAGAGGTGGAGGACGAGCAAACGTTCGAAACCTCGACGCCGCTCTCTCCTGTAAACCTCTCAGgcgaaagggagagggagaaggaactCTGCTCTGACCTCCCCAACGAGGACAAGCCCTCAGAagctcctctctccatcccagaGCACACTGTACAGAGCCCTCTGGCGCCCAAGAAAGAGACCCAGCTCACCAGGTCCGACAGGCAGATCATCGAGAAGATCCGGAGCTACTACGAGGCGGCTGAGGCCGAGGCAGGAGACGCAGGAGAAGGTGACAGCAGCCCCACCCCCAGGAGAAACAGCTTCTCCCTCATCATCCCCACCGGCCTGGTCAAAGACTCCGTGTCCCGCTTTGCTGTCTTTGGCCACCAGGACAGCCTGTGTGACTCGGAGAGCGGGCGCTCCGATGGGGGTGCAGAACCTGAGTCAGAGCTGCCCTCCCCACGTCCGTCAGTGCCTGACCAGGGAGAGGGAGCCCTCAGCCCAGAGTGTTCCTCTACTTCTGCTGCTGGTTCCCAGGAAGATCACAGCCAGGCACCAGGTCAGGGTGAGCCTGCTGTGGAGGAATGTAGCTGGTTTGAGCCAGTTAGTGAGCTCCTGCCCTGCACAGAGCTGATGAAGGAttggaaagagaaggagaaagtaGGATCCGCTGTTAGCACAGAGAGGGAAATCATACCAAACCTGTCAACAGACATCACCGAAGGGCCCTCATTCAGCGACGAAGCAGCCAAAGTGATCACAAAAGACCAGCAGGTAATCAACGGCCACGGACCAAGTCCAAGTGATCCGGACGCAGAACCTAAAGAGGCCCAGAAAGATTCCACTGTCCTTCCACCTACAGGCCTTCATGACAGTAAGACCGCCCCAGTGTCCCAGGCTGGGTGGGGTAGAATCATAGACAGGAGCTCCCTCACTGGGAACCTAGAGGGCCTACCCTGCCAGATCAAGGTGGGCTGCTGGTCCCACCACTGTAAGATGGTGTCCTCCAGCCGGGCCCTGTACGAGAGAGCAGCGGTCGCAGACGTGGCGGGGATAGGCCTGTTCGAGGCCAGCCCCGGTGATCCATGTCTGGTGGAGAACTCAGAGAGGATCCTCAGTAAAGTTCAAATGCTGGCTCGAATGTACAGCGCCAAGGCCAGCATCATGAAGGTGCCACTTCACCacaagagggtgtgtgtgggtcgTGCACCGTGGACCGTCACCACCAGGCACAGTGTCCCTTCTCAAGCCCAGCCGCCACAGCAGCATCAGGAGGAGAAGATTACAGTAAAAAGAGCTCAGAGCCATTCCACTG GTTGCCAGGAGATGACTTCAGTTTCCTCAGAAGCCCAGCTCTTTGGCCACATCCTTGTCAGCGAACAGCTGTCCCCCACCTACCGCCAGCAGGAGAACAACTGCGCCCTGACCGGACCCAGGGACAGTGTTTCCAACCTGGGATCCACATCCattgtctctcccccctcctcccctctgacCACCCCACCAAAAACCACTCAGGTTGGGCCTGAGGAGGTAGTGACAACTGCTCTGGAGGGGAAGCTTATGGAGAACCAGTCTGAGGAAGTAATCTCAGGAGCTGAGATGCGGAGGCCTCACCCCAAGAGGGCCTCCCCAGTCCAGGAAGGCCCCATCCAAGGGGTAGGGGTGGAGGTTCCAGCTGATGGTTATCCAGGGACCCCAGAGAGGTCTGTGAATCTCAGCAGGACTTGGGCAGAGCAGAAAGGACATAATCTGTACTCCATTAGGGAAGATCCTGCTCTGGGGGCAGCAGCAGCCTCTTTAGCAGACCCATGTGGGAACAAAGACAGGTCTCCAGGGGTTGGAGCTGCAGAGAAGCTGCTGAAGACCATTCAACAGCAGGCTCCAACTGAACCAGAGACAAGCCAGGTGGTGAAGCCAGACGAAGCCAGTTTAAACACCAAGATAATGTCGCCTTATGTGGCCAGTAGGGCTGAGAGGGGGAGCTCACTCCAGATGGCCCCTGGAGTGAGCAAAGCTGAATCCACCAAAGCCAAGTCACAAGATGTCACTCTAGATGATCGGGATGTTTCACCTGCAGCACCAAAGATTTCCACTCACATCTCCGACACATCTCCCACACAACAGAGGTCCATCTCTGGGATAACTGAGGGGTCAAACCCCTTAGTGTGGCGTGCCACTCAGTCAGCCATGACTGAACCCATGCAAGCAACATATACATCTGGTCAGAGAGTCAAGGAGAGTCAAGTCCCAGAGGATTCCAAAGGAAAAGAGGGGGACATGGTTCCCCGTCCGTGGTCATCGCTCCAAAGCCTGAAGCCTACATCTCCGCAAGGGGTGCAGTCCTCTGACTGTCTGCCTAAGTTCACCAGCCAAAGACCACCCAACCTGCACCTACCCACTACCAAGGGCAGAAGGAGCCTTCCTATGAATTGGAACGGATCAAACAACGGCACACTCCCCAGCCAAAG ACTACCACCTTCTCCACTGAGGTCCAGAGAGCCAGGCCAGGATCCATCGCTCCCATCCATCCATGCCTCAGGGTTATCCCCCGTCAGACGGCCTTCCTCCCAGCCCTCACTGGAGAGATCAGCCACCATGCTTCCAGGCATTGGCCAGCCCATGGATGCCAAGCCCCCCTCTGCCTTCAGCCCCAGTCTCCACCAGcactctccctcccccatcaggggactcccctgctcctctcccaCCCCTTCTGCCTTGACCAAGTCCCTGGCTGCCTCCTGCATCAGCCAGTCCATCAGCCAGAGTCTGGCCAAGAAGAACGCTCGCCTCCAGGACCAGGCCACCCCTCCCCCAGACAGTCCAGCCCCTCTGGGTCCCGCTCCCACTGCATTCCCACTCAGGATGAGGTCTCCCTCCCCCAAACTCACCTCTGGCCCCAGCGGCCCCCCTCTGAGTCCTGGCTATGCCCATGCTTCCTACTCCAGAGATGGGAGCCAGCCACCTAAGTGTCCCCCTTCCCCTCTCCGGTCTACTTCACTCCGCTCCAGCCCATGCgcatccccagccccagccctgtcCCCCCCACCGTACCGCAGCCAGCGCTCAGTCTCCCCAGCCCCCCCAGTCAGCCTGCATCCCACCGCCTCTTCCTCTGCCTCTCCCCGGCCCAGGCCTGCTGCCCTATACCAGCCACGTCATATTGGTTTGAATGgaaacagcaacaacaataataacaataacaccaCTAACGGAGGATGGGTCGCGAATCACCGGAAGCCACCGTTAGCGAGTGCCAATAGTATACCCCATCCCCATGATCCTCTTTGGAGTGGTTCTACTCACACTCTCAACAGGGTGGCAAGGCCCTTCTCTGCCTCGGAGCCCAGCTCACGAGTGCAGTCcccgtccccctctccctccccatctccattCAGCAGGATCTGCTCCCCTCCCCCAGTCCAGAATCATACAGGCCCCCTGATGAACAAGCCCCCCAACCCTAGAAGCACCCGGGCAGGAGGGGCTTACCCCTTCAATCACCTGGGCCTCTCCCTGGAGCTCCCCAGGGCCTCCTCAGCCTGCTCCTCAGGCATAACCTCGCCTCCGCCCATTGGGGTTCCTACCAATATCTGGGGAGTCGCCGCTCCTCAGCCGCAGAATGCCAAATTGGCATTTCCTTTCTCCTCCATAGCCTCACCAACATGGATAGATGTTTTTCCCCCCTCCATTCAGAGAAGTTCCAGCACCACCTCCCCTACCCCATCTGGTTTCTCCCCATGCTCTCCAACCCATTCTCGGAACCTACGGAGGACCAAGGGAAGCAGCCTGCCCTTCCTTAGCCTGGCTGACCGACCACCCAGTCCAGTCAGGAATGGGAGGGGGTCTTGGGGAGAGAGCGGAGGGCGCAGGTCTGTGGGTGCGGAGCAGGAGTCTGGGTTGATAAGCCCCCGAGGGGGATCCTGCTCCTATAGCAGCTCCTACAGTGGCTCCCCATCCTGCCTCAGCCCTGGGGCCTTGTCCCCTGTCAGACTGGCCCCTGGGAAGAGCACCCACGGCGAGCAACACTTCACCAGCATTGCCTGGCCCGACGTGCGAGAACTCCTGACCAAGTATGACAGTGGGGACAGCCCTGACCAGAGTGCTCCGACCTCCCCTGTCTGGCCTCAGGATGAGTGGGGTGACCCAGACCTTGGGGAGGACAGTTGCCGGAGCCGCCTGATCTGTGCCTATGTGCCTCGGTCCTCCCCAGCCCCAGACATGGGCGCGCCCATCCAGTACCCTCACAGGAGTGAGCCAAAGCCAGAGGACACCTCCTCAATGCAGGCAGCCAAAAGGACTCTAAAGACTAGCTATGCTACCACTGTGAACCTGCAGATTGCTGGCAGTGGACGTATCACTTCCTTCAGCAACACCCAGGTGAGCCTGAACCAGACCTTAGCCCCCGTGGTAGACAGCCAGGGCAGACGGAGGGTCAGCATCAATGCCTGCAACCTTACCCTTCCCATTCCCCAGAACTGCAAGAGGCTGTGA